CTCAGTGAGGAGCTAGGAGGCGCAGCATCTAGCTCTTGGCCGGTGGGCCAGAGCAGCGCCGCGCTCAGTGGGTGTCTTATAGGCCCCACCCTTCGGCGTTGTCAACGTCTTTCGTCAGAAATTTGTCGCATCATTTTTCGCCCCCTGTGCGCCGCAGGAAAACACCAGTGTTTTCGCAGTTTCCCGCCGCACTAGAGCCACAATGTTGCGACGTTCTGGATTAAAGATACGCAATGTTTCGCGGATGACCGTCATCCAACGATGGTTGTCCACACCGCATGATGTCGAAAATCGCAAAGTCGAACGAGGTCGTCATGGCGCTGCGCACCTTTTTGTTCGATCGTCTTGCGTCCGGAGGGGTCGCGTAACATCGAGAGGCGGTCGTCCACGGCCAGCGATACTGGCCGGCGTGAATGATTTGCTTTGATGCAGGCGCCCGGTCTACTTGTGGGCCCCGCCCTTCTCCTCGGAGAAGAACGGGGCAGACGATGATGGGGTTGTTGAAGGGGATGGCGGTTTGAGCCACGGCACGCAAGGCGGGGGCAACCACGGACGCGCGGCAACCGGGACGATCGATCTCGGTCATGAGCCGCCGCTCTCCGTCAACGGCACCGATGCGACCTTCATCGACCGCCGCCGCGTGTCGGTGCAGTGGTTCAGCGGCACGATCCTGACCGGTCTCTGCGGCGCGGCCTTGATTGGCGGCGCCGTTTTCACAGCCCTCGACGGCGAAACCACCTTCGCGCACGTGCCTGAACGTCTGGAGGGCGCGCTGCGCGGCGCCTTTAGCGCCAACGAGCGCGGCACCACCCGCAAGACCGACCGGCTGCCGCCGCCGAGCGAAAGCTCCGCCGCGCGCCAGGTGATCCGGGTCTCGACGGTCGCCCGCGCCGGCAACCGCGACATCATGCGGGTGCGTCCCTTCATCAGGATTTCCGGCAACCTGTCGCTTGCCAGCAGCGAGTTGTCGTCGAAGATCCCGGCCTTCAATGCGCAGCGGCTGCTGACCGATGTCGGCTCGCCGTCGTCGGCCTCCGGCGAGGAGCAGCAGAGCGCGGAGAGCGCCGAGCCCGACGCCGAAGTCTCGTTCGTCACGCGCGATCTCGCGCCGCTGCTGCCAAAGGCGAAGATCGCCACCGCGATTGCGATCGACGATGTCGTCATGCGGGTGCGCGAGGCCTCGAACTGGCGCAACAACGGCAGCACCTCGGGCGTCCGTTATGCCGCGGCCGCCTCGCCTGCCGACATGCGGATGGCGTACGCGGCCGAAGGTCAGATCGATCCTTACGCCGGCTTCGAGGCACGGGTGGTGCCGGAGAACGTGACGCTGCTCGGCAAGACCAAGGATCAGGTCACCGGCGGCAACCCGTCCACCGAGCGCGTCCATCTCGTCAAGAAGGGTGAAAGCGTCGCCAGCATTCTGCGCGATCAGGGCGCTTCGCCGGAAGAGATCAAGGCCATCGTGGCCCAGCTCGGCGCCCGCGGCAAAGACGGCGGCCTCAAGGAAGGCCAGAAACTGCGGATCCTGATGATGCCGCCGGGGCCAGGCCGCAAGCCGCAGGCCTGCCGCGTCGTGATCGCCAACGAAACCGCCGTGGAGGCGGTGGTCGCCCTCTCCGACCTCGGCAAATACGTCAATGTCGATGTCTCCAGCCTCAACATGCCGACGGCCACGGCAGAAGCGAGCACCGATGACGACGAGGAGGATGACGGCACCGGCATCCGCCTCTACCAGAGCATTTACGAGACGGCGCTGCGCAACAAGGTCCCCGCGCCCGTCATCGAGGACATGATTCGCGTCTATTCCTACGACGTCGACTTCCAGCGCCGGGTGCAGGCCGGCGATTCGTTCGAAGTCTTCTTCGCCGGCGAAGACGAAACGCCGACCCCCGACGCCAAGAACGAAGTGCTGTTCGCCTCGCTCACGGTCGGTGGCGAAACCAAGAAATATTATCGCTTCCAGACGCCGGACGACGGCATCGTCGATTACTATGACGAGACCGGAAAGAGCGCGAAGAAATTCCTGGTGCGCAAGCCGGTCAACAACGCGACGATGCGCTCAGGCTTCGGCTCGCGCCGTCACCCGATCCTCGGCTTCTCCCGCATGCACACCGGCGTCGATTGGGCCACGGGCTACGGCACCCCCATTTTCGCCTCCGGCAACGGCGCGATCGAGAAGATCGGCTGGGAAGGCGGCTACGGCAAATACATCCGCATCAAGCATCCGAACGGCTATGAGACCGCCTACGGCCACATGTCCGCGTTCGCCAAGGGGATGGAAGTCGGCAAGCGCGTCCGCCAGGGCCAGGTGATCGGCTATGTCGGCTCCACCGGCCTCTCGACCGGCGCTCACGTCCACTACGAAATCCTGGTGAACGGCCGCTTCGTCGATCCGATGCGCGTCCGCCTGCCGCGCGGCCGCTCGCTCGAAGGCACGATGCTCACCGCCTTCGAGCAGGAGCGCGATCGCCTCGAAGGCATCATGAACAACCGCGGCAGCAGCCCGCGCCTGGCACAAGGCCAGGCCGATACGCCGATCACCCGCAGCATCACGCCGCGCTGATCTGAGTCCTCCTCCATAAGGGTCTTAGCGACTCCGCGCCGCCGGCGATTGGCAGCGGCGTGAGCCCGTTCGCGCTGCGATCCGGCTTGCCATCGCCGCAGCGCGCGCGAATACTCGGCCAACGAAAACAAGCCTTCCGGGAGGTTGCCCATGGAGTTGCCGATGGGATTGCCGATGGTGCGTTGTTTGACGTTCTGCGCGGCGCTGTCTGCTGCGGCTTTCGCTAGTCCCTCCAGTCCTGTGCTTGCGCAAAGCTACGAAGCGACCCGGCTGGTGCCGGGTTCGGCCTTCCATGGCGTGCACGGCCTTGGCATCGACAAGAGCGGACGGCTGTTCGCCGGCAGCGTCGCCGGCGCCGCGCTGTACGAGGTTGATCGCGCCGCCGGCACCGCGAAAATCGCCGTCCCCTCGCCCGAGGGCATGGCCGACGACATCGCCTTCGCCCCCGACGGGACGATGGCCTGGACCGCGTTCCTGATCGGCGACATCTACGCCCGCAAGGACAATGGGCCAGTGAAAAAGCTGGCGTCCGGCCTGCCCGGCATCAACTCGCTGGCCTTCCGCAAGGATGGCCGGCTGTATGCGACCCAGGTGTTCCTCGGCGATGCGCTCTATGAGATCGACGTCGAAGGCACGCAGCCGCCACGCAAGATCATGGACAAGATGGGCGGCCTGAACGGCTTCGAGTTCGGCCCCGATGGCCTGCTCTACGGTCCGTTGTGGTTCAAGGGCCAGGTGGTCAAGGTCGATGTCGACAAGCCCGAGCTGACGGTGGTGGCGGACGGCTTCAAGGTCCCGGCCGCCGTCAACTTCGATTCCAAGGGCAACCTCTGGGTGGTCGACACCGCTGTCGGCCAGCTTGTCCGCGTCGATCCCAAGACCGGCGCGAAGACCGTGGTGGCGCAGCTGAAAGCGTCGCTCGACAATCTCGCCATCGATGCGAACGACCGCATTCTCGTGTCCAACATGGCCGACAACGGCATCCAGGAGATCGATCCGGCGACGGGCGCCGTCAAGCAGATCATCATCGGCAAGCTGGCGCTGCCGGGCGGCATCGCCGTGGTATCCGACGGGGCGAAGGACACCGTCTACGTCGCCGACGTCTTCGCCTATCGCACGATCAACGGCGACACCGGCGAGGTCAGCGAACCGGCGCGCATGCACGCCGACGGCACCGTGCTGGAATATCCGATGAGCGCCACGGCGAGGGGCGACGTCGTGGTGCTGTCGAGCTGGTTCACCGGCACCGTGCAGGTGATCGACCGCAAGACCCACAAGACGCTGGAGATGCTGCACGACTTCAAGGCGCCGCACGATGCGATCCGCCTCGCCGACGGCAGCATCCTGGTC
The sequence above is drawn from the Afipia sp. P52-10 genome and encodes:
- a CDS encoding PQQ-binding-like beta-propeller repeat protein, yielding MELPMGLPMVRCLTFCAALSAAAFASPSSPVLAQSYEATRLVPGSAFHGVHGLGIDKSGRLFAGSVAGAALYEVDRAAGTAKIAVPSPEGMADDIAFAPDGTMAWTAFLIGDIYARKDNGPVKKLASGLPGINSLAFRKDGRLYATQVFLGDALYEIDVEGTQPPRKIMDKMGGLNGFEFGPDGLLYGPLWFKGQVVKVDVDKPELTVVADGFKVPAAVNFDSKGNLWVVDTAVGQLVRVDPKTGAKTVVAQLKASLDNLAIDANDRILVSNMADNGIQEIDPATGAVKQIIIGKLALPGGIAVVSDGAKDTVYVADVFAYRTINGDTGEVSEPARMHADGTVLEYPMSATARGDVVVLSSWFTGTVQVIDRKTHKTLEMLHDFKAPHDAIRLADGSILVNELGTKSLVRASGAHGKDRKTVIGDLAGPIGLVEGPNNSVYLTEAFAGQVSRVDLTSGTKTVVAKELKAPEGIALAPDGRLIVAEVGARRVVAIDPQTGTVTELAGNLPIGLAATPGGLPTNIPTGVGVGASGAIYVSLDVENAIYKLTKK
- a CDS encoding M23 family metallopeptidase, with protein sequence MSHGTQGGGNHGRAATGTIDLGHEPPLSVNGTDATFIDRRRVSVQWFSGTILTGLCGAALIGGAVFTALDGETTFAHVPERLEGALRGAFSANERGTTRKTDRLPPPSESSAARQVIRVSTVARAGNRDIMRVRPFIRISGNLSLASSELSSKIPAFNAQRLLTDVGSPSSASGEEQQSAESAEPDAEVSFVTRDLAPLLPKAKIATAIAIDDVVMRVREASNWRNNGSTSGVRYAAAASPADMRMAYAAEGQIDPYAGFEARVVPENVTLLGKTKDQVTGGNPSTERVHLVKKGESVASILRDQGASPEEIKAIVAQLGARGKDGGLKEGQKLRILMMPPGPGRKPQACRVVIANETAVEAVVALSDLGKYVNVDVSSLNMPTATAEASTDDDEEDDGTGIRLYQSIYETALRNKVPAPVIEDMIRVYSYDVDFQRRVQAGDSFEVFFAGEDETPTPDAKNEVLFASLTVGGETKKYYRFQTPDDGIVDYYDETGKSAKKFLVRKPVNNATMRSGFGSRRHPILGFSRMHTGVDWATGYGTPIFASGNGAIEKIGWEGGYGKYIRIKHPNGYETAYGHMSAFAKGMEVGKRVRQGQVIGYVGSTGLSTGAHVHYEILVNGRFVDPMRVRLPRGRSLEGTMLTAFEQERDRLEGIMNNRGSSPRLAQGQADTPITRSITPR